Proteins encoded within one genomic window of Anopheles gambiae chromosome 3, idAnoGambNW_F1_1, whole genome shotgun sequence:
- the LOC1278280 gene encoding serine/threonine-protein phosphatase rdgC isoform X3, which yields MRANRTKYGCTTFSTHYLRTFQRPPDVRWTRKTHPARRPQALNMKFSDESDDLADEGITGPERGYQGPDIKFPLDKKELEVIIDLFRKKKNRLHAKYVAGILREATSKLKRLPNLNQASTAISKQVTICGDLHGKLDDLLVVFHKNGLPSPENPYVFNGDFVDRGKKGLEVLLLLLCTFLVFPGGVFLNRGNHEDTVMNARYGFIREVHQKYKHNAERLLKLIDEVYRWLPLGTIVNNRVLVVHGGISDSTDLDLIRSLDRGKYISLLRPPITESTAPGAEIIDKVEWKQVFDILWSDPQHTEGCRPNSLRGAGTYFGPDVTSKFLQRYKLQYLVRSHECKPDGHEIMHGGKVITIFSASNYYEIGSNKGAYLKLDPQLDTHFVMYTAAASKTRKLTFRQRVGLVESSALRELAAKLRERRIELEREFKSRDPENKGVLPLAKWCEALESATSLGLPWRMLKDKLAPADNPTASTVATVTEVSYRKTLHLLDTDSFKSAQNGTTSVAESLYKNKSSLEAIFRILDKDNSGQISLEEFGEACELLRRHFPHNTHEQLLDMCRMMDINKDGLVDLNEFLETFRLCENAKEQLLMSLEERAIAESNGNGSGSGLDTIDLQPSGPAATADRKKDGLPDRNGNCAAKTAREDCQGKTDGRRRSKKRASGKRANNGPENGAPEADEDTDDYEDYEANEPEEGESREKSAGPVNGTVISASNTAAVANSTANGDTHKDTIVA from the exons ATGCGGGCGAACAGGACCAAGTACGG CTGTACAACTTTTTCAACGCACTACTTACGCACATTCCAGAGACCGCCGGACGTCCGCTGGACTCGCAAAACACATCCCGCTCGTCGTCCGCAG GCACTGAATATGAAATTTTCCGACGAATCGGACGATCTAGCCGACGAGGGTATTACCGGACCGGAGCGTGGCTACCAAGGGCCAGATATCAAGTTCCCGCTCGACAAGAAGGAGCTCGAGGTGATCATCGATCTGTtccggaagaagaaaaaccgcCTGCACGCGAAGTACGTGGCGGGGATACTGCGGGAAGCGACGTCGAAGCTGAAACGGTTGCCAAATTTAAACCAGGCGTCGACCGCCATCTCCAAACAGGTGACGATCTGTGGCGATCTGCACGGGAAGCTGGACGATCTGCTGGTCGTGTTTCATAAG AACGGACTGCCATCGCCAGAGAACCCGTACGTGTTCAATGGGGACTTCGTGGACCGGGGTAAGAAAGGGCtggaggtgctgctgctgctgctctgcacGTTTCTGGTGTTTCCGGGCGGCGTGTTTCTCAACCGGGGCAACCACGAGGACACGGTGATGAACGCCCGGTACGGCTTCATCCGGGAGGTGCACCAGAAGTACAAACACAACGCCGAAAGACTGCTGAAGCTCATCGACGAGGTGTACCGGTGGCTTCCGTTGGGGACGATAGTGAACAACCGTGTGCTGGTCGTGCACGGCGGCATTTCCGACTCGACCGATCTCGATCTCATCCGCAGCCTGGACCGTGGAAAG TATATATCACTATTGCGGCCGCCCATCACTGAAAGTACCGCCCCGGGCGCTGAAATCATCGATAAGGTGGAATGGAAACAG GTGTTCGACATACTGTGGAGCGACCCGCAGCACACCGAGGGCTGCCGGCCGAACTCGTTGCGCGGAGCGGGCACCTACTTCGGACCGGACGTCACTAGCAAGTTCCTACAGCGCTACAAGCTCCAGTATCTCGTCCGCTCGCACGAATGCAAACCGGACGGGCATGAGATCATGCACGGTGGCAAG GTCATTACTATCTTCTCCGCATCGAACTACTACGAGATTGGCTCGAACAAGGGTGCCTATCTGAAGCTGGATCCGCAGCTGGACACGCACTTCGTGATGTACACGGCGGCCGCCTCCAAAACGCGTAAGCTCACGTTCCGCCAGCGGGTGGGGCTGGTGGAAAGCTCGGCCCTGCGGGAGCTGGCAGCGAAGCTGCGCGAGCGGCGGATAGAGCTGGAGCGGGAGTTCAAGTCGCGCGATCCGGAAAACAAGG GTGTGCTGCCGCTAGCCAAGTGGTGCGAGGCGCtggagagcgccaccagcctCGGTTTGCCGTGGCGAATGCTGAAGGATAAGCTTGCACCCGCCGATAATCCCACTGCCAGTACGGTCGCAACGGTGACGGAAGTCAGCTACCGGAAGACGCTGCACCTACTCGACACGGACTCATTC AAATCGGCCCAAAACGGTACCACCTCCGTGGCGGAATCGCTGTACAAAAACAAGAGCAGCCTGGAAGCGATCTTCCGCATACTGGACAAGGACAACTCGGGCCAGATCTCGCTGGAGGAGTTCGGCGAGGCGTGCGAGCTGCTGCGGCGCCACTTCCCGCACAACACGCACGAACAGCTGCTCGACATGTGTCGCATGATGGACATCAACAAGGACGGGCTGGTCGATCTGAACGAGTTCCTGGAAACGTTCCGGCTGTGCGAGAACGCCAAGGAGCAGCTGCTGATGAGCCTCGAGGAGCGCGCGATAGCGGAGAGCAACGGGAACGGGTCGGGCAGTGGGCTGGACACCATTGACCTGCAGCCGTCGGGcccggcggcgacggcggaCCGGAAGAAGGACGGCCTGCCAGACAGGAACGGGAACTGTGCGGCAAAGACTGCCAGGGAGGACTGCCAGGGCAAGACGGATGGGCGCCGGCGGAGCAAGAAGCGTGCGAGCGGCAAGCGAGCCAACAACGGGCCGGAGAACGGGGCGCCGGAAGCGGACGAGGACACGGACGACTACGAAGACTACGAGGCAAACGAGCCGGAGGAGGGCGAGAGCAGGGAGAAGAGCGCCGGCCCAGTGAACGGTACAGTTATAAGCGCATCCAACACTGCCGCTGTCGCTAATAGCACCGCCAACGGTGACACTCACAAGGACACCATCGTCGCCTAA